caaaaattagccaggcgtggtggcatacgcctgtagtcccagctactagggaggctgagagaggagaattgcttgaaccccgaggcagaggttgcagtgagtcgagatcacaccatcgcactccagcctgggagattctgtctgaaaaaaaattaaataaaataagcccaCTACAAGTCAGCAAAATTAACATTTCCAATGATGCCTGAAGGCCACTGAGAAAaatgtctcaatttaaaaagtaatttaaaaagttttggtGCCCAAAGAAGcaagttttaaacatttataagatTCAAATATGTAAATGATAGATAAACTGTCACTGTGTATAAAgatgccttatttttaaaatgcattgtcAAACTTCCTATCAAGGTAAAGGCCAAGGGATATGCCTCTAGGGAACCAGGTCTCAGCCTTCAGTCATATGAATTCAGACTCAACTATTAGCAGCAGGATCCAAAACAAGACAGGCCCATAAGGTTCAAACTAAGAATATCAGGATCTACTTGAAATATCTTAGAGTGAAGGCAAACTGTTGAGTCAGCTCCGAAGTACTCTACCACCTTGTAATGTAACACAATAGTCCCTGGACAATACAGGTGCTGCCACAAATTACAAGCAGGCTGGAATGCTACTGGGTACAGATGAAATATGTCTGTCactcattttaaaatactatagcCAGAGGGGGAAAAAGTTAGATTCGAATACAGTTAAACTACCTTGGCAAAATGGTGATAATCCTAGATGCTAACTGCTAATTGTACAAGTAATGGGTATTTCTACTTAGCCTTACATACTGACTTTCCCAGGAATATGAATACTGTGTAAAATGAAGGAAGACTGCTTCGTTTAGCTCAGGAATTGATCACCATTCTGAAATGTCACCTCACAGTGGCGAACCCACTTGTGGGGTATGAGATCAATCTGCAATTGCAGCAGCTACCGGCAGTGACTCTACATATAGCAGCAGCCATGCCCAAGTGTTTACacattgaaatatatatttattatttactttccttttatttcaccttcacaTTTCAGTTTAGgcaatttatatatacatattttaaaggctGGCTTACGTATCGATTCATTTCTGGATAATAAGGGGGGTGCTACAAAGTATTTATTACAAAAAGGTGGTTTGGGGTCAGGCAGGTTTAAGAACTATTTCTGGTAGTTGGCCTGGCAACAATCACCTAGGCCCCAAGGATATGTTAGGAAGATCAACTTTTCACATAACATCTGCATAAGATGTGCAAAGCCACTTTAATGAGACAATAGCTCCAGGCTAttgtctgaaagaaagaaagtttgtaggaaggagaaggaagagacagagataCTGTCCCTAAAGCAGTACAAGGAAGCAAGCCAGAGACAAAAACATGTTCCAAAGAAGAGGGTGCCCCAGCTCAGGACCTCAACCAAGGCAGTTTCCAACCCTGGGTACTGGGGAGGTCACCACTTCCCAGCAGCCAGGCGGCTTCTCTGGCCCCGCAATTTGACTGAATGgcaatctttctatttttttccctttttctttttgtttaagagatggtgtctcactgtgttacccagactggagtacggtagctattcacaggtgtgatcacagtgcatggcagccttgaactcctggcctcaaacaatccttccacctgagcctcctaagtagctgggactacaggtgagtccCACTGCACCAGGCTGGCAACCTTTCTTAATTCCTAACACTGTTCTTGTTAATCCACAGTAACTTtcatactgatttctttttaaggcaAAGCATTTAATAACATGAAGAGGGAAAAAATGGTAGTGGTATAgaactattttaaaacaaatacttaACAGAGAAGAGCTGAAATAAAATCGAAGCATTGgaattataaaatttaacaaatttttaaaacatacattttaacaGAAGTCAACTAACTTATTAGCCATAACATAATACAGTAGGTGGATAAACAAAATCTGAACAATTCTTCCACCAGCTGAATCCCCCATTCTCTGCAATAAATTACCCATAGGTCAAGTTGGATACACCCCAGACGACCAGTGGGTAGACAATGTGACTAAAGGCCATTGTGACTCTTGTCAGAAAGGAGTTCCACAACATAGTTAATGGGGGACTCCCTTCAGCTAACTGAAATTCAGGACACCTTGCCACAGTAGGAATGGAAAGTGACCCTGTCCTAGAGTTACCTCCTGACAGGCCTTAGCCTGCTTTTGGAAGGAAATACACTCTTATAATAATTCAAACACCCATCTGATTCAAGGCATCAGATCTGTTTCCCATGACAGGTTTCCTTGGCTCAGAAAACTTCCAGGCAGTGGTAACATGGGACGAGTTCTGTAGCAGGCATAAAGGATGACCTAGGATTACTTATGACATACAGAAACCATGCTCTACCTTGGTTTAGCTGAAAGGGCCTGAAGCTAAGGGAAGTTACTCAGATGTTAAAGATGTCCACAGTTATCTGGCAACTTTCCACATAAAACAGGACTTTagggccagcacggtggctcatgcctgtaaccccagcactttgggaggctgaggcaggtggatcacctgaggtcaggaattgaagacaagcctggcccaacatgtcgaaaccctgtctctactaagaatacaaaaattagccaggcatggtagcaggcacttgtaatcccagctactcgggaggctgaggcacgagaatcacttgaacccgggcggcggaggttgcagtgagctgagattgcgccattgcactccagcctgggcaacagagagagattccagctcaaaaaaataaataaataaaataaataaaaaataaaaataaaataaaacaggactTTAGCAAAAACCCTGAAAAGAGCTATATTGAAACTTCAATGTACTGCTTGCAAGATACATGAGGAAAAGAtattaaacaaattatatttacTACTGACCTTTACAACAGGTAAATCAAAGACTTCCCGAGCTTCTCCCACCTCTGGATTGTCCCCATCCTCTGAGATTATGTGTGAGGCTAGTGCATTGTAAGAAACTTCCTTCGCTTTTCCAGCCTTGAGAAGCTGAATAAcctaaaaaacaagaaaatccaCACAAATTAAAATGGGCAATACTGTACTGCACTCTTGAATTACAGAAATAATTATTGGGCATaacagtaatttttaataaaaacacacCATATTCCCCACATAAAAACTAACAGCCTTTTACTCTGAATAATATGCCAATGAAACTTCTGGGGACAATCAAAAGCAGCAAATCTTAAGTCACTGACCAAGTCAATGACCAAGTAATGGAGGCTATTGTGAGTCCAGTAGTGGACATGCTCTGTCCTCAAGACAGATGGGCTGGACAAACCAGGAGACAGCACAATCACTGCTGTGGTGGGGCCACGCACATGGTGCTCCTGAGCTTCCAACTTGAAGGCTGGGGCATGGGGAGTTTCACCATAATTAGGGAAAGATTCTGGAAGACGAGATATGTGAGCAGAACCCTCGTAAACGTCTGGGTGTTAGGCAAAAATCCATACATCGAGGAAGAGGGAGCAGTGTTGAAGGCACTGAACAGGTGAATGCAGAGCAGACCATAAATGGGCTTTCTCACACACTATGCAAAAAAGTCTGTGCTTCATTCTGGGGTATATGCAGGGCCACTGAAGGATTTTACAAAGGAAAAGTAGCACAGATTTCATACAAAGATGACAGTCCATGTGAAAAGAACGGATTGGGTGGGCTGGCTGTGTTTGATTGGCTGGGTGACTAAAGACAAGAGACCCGTTAAGAAACAAGTGCAACAACCCAGGTGAAAGAGGCATCCACTAAAGAAAGGGATGTCATCATGCGCAGAGAGGAGGAAGATGTGAGAGAATCGGCAAGCCTGGAAGGGGTATAAGCACAAGAGCAAAGTCCAGACTGAAATGGTGGTGAGTACCACTCGCTGAGGAACACATCAGAAGGCTGGCAGGTGGGGACGCAAGGACGTGTTTTAGTTTGGGCATGCCATTCTTTGGGGGTCATGTGTAATATCTGGCAAGAGGCATCCAGTTGCAGCTAGGAAAAGATGTGGATCTCCCTGACAGAAAGTCATCAGCATATTACATAGACGGGAGCCACAGCCATGAGTGTGAAGGTGGTCGCAGTGCAGAATGGGAGGGGAGCTAGAGAGTAGACACAGCAACTGACACTTCAGGGACAGGTAGGGAAGTGCAGTATCACAGAAGAGGAGCGTCAACAGAAGCCAAGGAAGTGAGGGTTAAGGAACAGTCGACAGTCAAGTGCTTCAGAAGAGGTGGGTAGTGTCTAAGCTGATAGTGCACGCCAACTGTCCAAGTGACATGGTGCCCACAAAGCTCAAGTGAACCACAAGGGCAACCCTCTTCCAGGTCCCCTCTCTGCAGCAGAGAGCTTTCTTCCTTCActtattaaacttttgctccaacctcaaaaaaaaataaagtgacctACAAGCTAGACAACCTTTTCAGAATACTTTATTGACCACTAATAGATATGAACTAGAGCAGAGGCTCAATATTTAGCAAGTGAAAAAACAACGGTCGCTGGCCATGGGCCACTttacctttcttccttcccttgacCTCTAAGCATTTTTAGCTTCATGCATCCATTCGACTGGTCTTCAGAAAAGGCCCCCTCCTTTTCCCATCCTCCAGTCTGTTTCTGATCCTACTCCCTTCTTCATGGTTTCCCTGTCCATAGCTATGTTCCCTCCACCTGTAAACAGTAAAGTCACCCACATCCTTCCACGCGCTTGTGATGCAACACAGATCCGTCCCCAGCCCTCTCTTCCTCGGCGCCTTCTCTATTTCCTTCTCAGGACAAACTTCCTGAAGAGTCTAACCTTTCTGTTCTCAGTTTCCATTCACTCTTCAACTCCCTGCAATCCAGCCCCTTCCACCAACACTCTACCAAAAACACTTTACTCGGTTTTCACGAACTTTGAGGATGCCAAAACCAATAGCTTCTCTTCAATCTCCACACTACTGAATATCTTAATAGATTTATCTCACGTCACTCTGTTCCAGATATAGTGATCATCCTGATGTATCCCAAACGCATGAATGCCTTCATTCCTCAGCACATAACGCTCCACATGAAAATATTCCTTCATGTTCTTAACTTCTGCTTATCGCAAAACCCAACTGAAATGACATCTACTGAGTGACATTTCAGTGGTGTCTACTTTGCACCCCAGTGGAGAAATCTGCTACACCTTGTACCGTGATATGTCCAGGTGTGCTCCCTCCCCCACCAATGAGGGGCGCTCAAGGGCAGGTACCATGTCCTCTTCACCTCTGTATTATCCTGGCATCTAGTCCATGCCTGCCTCATACTAGATGGTCAACATGTGAACTTATAATTCACAGTCACAAGAGTCAGAGAATCAGATGTCCAGGCTCAAAACTTTTCAGAAAATATACTGTTTCAGATGAAAGTGGTTTGCCAAGGACATTTTTAAGTACTTAGATTTGATTCAAAGTCGAGTAAATATGGTTGCAGTTCAACTTGTTCCAGGTTTTAAGTAACATTTGGTTCAAGTCCCCTTTAAGAGCCAAAGTCCTAAAATGAAACACGAAGgctaggaaggaggaggaagagaaaaatggtagatagcaaaaaacaaaaaaaaaaaagggggggggctGGGGAATCATCAATACTGGAAAAAGCTAACACTGTTACAGGCACTCATCTTGATCACTCCGTGTTCAGCAACTGTTTTACTCTTTAAAGatagaaggcttttttttttttttttttgagacggagtctcgctgttgttgcccaggctggagtgcaatggtgcaatctcagctcactgcaacctccacctcccaggttccagcaattctcctgcctcagcctccagggtagctgagaccacaggcgcccgccaccacgcccggctaatttttgtatttttcgtagagatgaggtttcaccatgttggccaggctggtctcgaactcctgacctcaggtgatccacccgccttggcctcccaaagtgctgggattacaggggtaaacCCGGCCTTGAAGTCTCTTTAACCTAAAGTTACAGGGCAAAAAGGGTCCAAAAAAGTTGTTACTAACATACAAGGACGAACCTCAAGAACGCCAAGATCAATCAGCCTTCTACAATTCCTTCTACACCATCCAAGTTTATCTGCTAAATATGAGTCTCCGCCCTTCCAGGCCTAACTCTGATCACTGGGCATCCCCATCCTCCAAGGTGGGGGCCACTGATGTCACACCCAAGGCAACATAACTGTACAGTTAAACTtttaagaaggaaatattttgaagattaacCTGAAGAGGATATTCAACTAAGATGCATTCCTACCACGGACTGATAACTGTGTGACATCAAACAGATATATTATTATAGGAATACTAAGGAAAACCCACAATATCATTTGGCGTGAGCCCAAACTACACAAAATTAAATGTGTAATGTGATGGTGTTACCAGGGTACCGTAAAATTAATCGTCCAAGTGGGAAAATCAAGGAAGACGAATGCCAGCCCCCACGTGCAGGGACACAGGCTGGAAGGGAGCGCTCCTCAGCCCCGCACAGGACGGCAACTGCCCGGGTGGCGGAGGCGGCCAAGCCGGTGCACGGCCACGACCCCCGCCGGCCGAGCGAGCCTGGGGTCCCCGCGCGAGCTGCCCCGGCTGGGGATCCCGGCGCCCCTCGTCCGCCCTCGGAGCTGCTCTCCCGGGAGCCGAGACGCCCGGCGCGGGGAAGGGGGAGACGCGACCCCGCGCCAGTCCCGCTCAGCAAAGGAGCAAAGAGCGAGGCGGCCCGGTGGGTGGGGGGCGGCGACCCCAGGGCCGCAGGCCGGGGGCTCAGGGCGCGCACTAGGGGCCGAGGCACAGAGCCCCAGCCGCCCCGGCCGCCCTCCCTCCCGCACTCCCCCTGGCCCCGGCCTCCCGCGCCCACCCCGCGGTCGCCCCTGCCCTCAGCGCAGTCAGGCCAGCGGCCTCGGCGGACCCGACGCTCTGCGCCCGGCGCGCGCCCGCGGCAGGAGCGGGGACGGGGACGGGGACGGGGACGGACGGGGACGCGGACGCGGGAGGAGGCCGCAGCAGGGGCGGGCGCGGTACCTGCGGGTCGATGTCGCCCACCGCGTAATACTTGACCTCCCTGAACATCTCCTCAGGAACTTTGGGCGCCTGGTCCGACATGATCGCGGCGGCCCGGGAGGCTCCGCGGCGGCGCCCGGCCCcgcccaccccccgcccccggcccccgCGGCGCCCGGCGCCCCCGCTCGCCCCGCCAACGGCCCTGCCCGCGCAGCCCGGGCCCGGTCCTGCGAATCGGGGTCCGCTCCCCCACCCTCCGCGCCCCCGCCCGCGCCAGCGCCGAGCGCCCGAAACGCGGGAGCCGCGCGCGCCCTGCGGGACGCACCATCCCGCCCCGGCCACCGAGGGGGAGCGCCGAGGAGCCGCCCGGCCTCCAGTGATGCCCCGCGCCTCTGCCGCCACCCACGGCTCCGGGGTAGCTGGCGCTCGCCGGCCCGCTCTGGCCCTTGCGGTTCCATGGCCGCCGCTCTGCAAGGAGGGGGCCCCGAGGACGAGGGGAAACCCGCGCCCCCCTCGGCGGGGCCGGAGTGAGCCGGTCCCGGGAAGGAGAGGAGCTGGCAGGCCCCTCCCGTCGCCACACGCGGCTGCTCGGGGGCGGCGCATGCGCGCAGCGGAGGGGTAGGGCCTCGGGGCCGCGAGTGAGAGCGGGAGCCGGGCTGGGGCCTCCTCGGGCTTCTTGGCCCTGGGCAGAGTGGGGTTGGGTGTCCCGGCTGTTCGCAGTGGCCGCGAGTGCGGCCGGACCTGGAGTAGTACCTGAGCCGCTCTGGTCGAGCAAGGCGCGGGGCCCCGGTCTACACCGCGCTGGACCCGGCTACGCCGTGACGGAATTCCCGAGGCCGTAGCGCCACGCGAGACGCGCACTGGAGGCCTCAGCGGCGAGTCCTGGGGTCTCCGCAAGGCCTCAGCGCCCGAGCTGGGGACGTGCTGGGAGGAGGCCCGGCCTCGTCGCTGCCCGAGGCCCCGCTGTCCCGGCCGGACCGGCCTGGTCCCTGGCGTCCTCTCGGGTCCGCGCTGGAGGAGAGTCCTAGACAGCAGAGCCCGCGGTGCAGCTCCAGCCCCGGGAAGCCCCGCGCTCAACAGGTTAATACTACACAGCGGCGATTCTAATGCTCACGCTTTTATTTACAGCTCGCCTCCCTTCCGCCAAGATTCACAGAACACGGCAGAGTGGCCTCGGGATCACCTGCCCGAGACACCTGCACGACCGGAAGTTGGGAGAAGAAATAAGGCCATGATGACGAACGCAGCCTTTCTCGTTTATTTCCAATCCCACAACAAACCGGAGACCAGGAACTCATGGGTGATTATCGGAATATTACCTAGTCCCTAAACTGTGGAGCATTGGTTTCTAAAGGAATCTGAGACAGACCCGTAGTGTCTCCCCCACATGCCTTAAGTCACTTCTGCCAAGCAGAAAATCATTTTTGAGTAAATGTTAGTGaaattggttttaaaaaagagaaggggccgggcgcggtggctcacgcctgtaatcctccctttaggaggccgaggtaggcggattgcctgagttcaggagttcgagaccagcctgggcgacacggtgaaacccccgtctctactaaaatacaaaaaattagccgggcgtggcggcacgcgcctgtaatcccagctactcgggaggctgaggcaggagaatggctggaactcgggagggggaggttgcagtgagccgagatcgcgccgctgcactccagcctgggcgacagagcgagactccgtctctgaaaaaaaaaaaacaacacgaGAAGGCTTTCAAAATTACTCTGTGGTACACTAATTTAACAGATTAGATCACTTTCCAGGCTTTAAGTTGGCCTTTGTTCTACCCTTTTTTTAGTGTATGATAAAAGTTGTGTTGGTTCGTTGATCAGCATGCAATGAACTCTGGCTCTTGTTAATCAGGTGAATACAGTTTTGTCCTTACATTTGCATGTATGTCATGAGTGGTTTTGTATGGGCAGGAGGTAAACAACGCACATTTAAATATACTTAATGATTTATCATTCcaatgttttctggtttttttagTCTTTCATTTGTCTCTTGAACAATCCGAAACATCCCTATTCTAAGGCTAAAAAATTTCCTTTACGAACTTAGGTTAAACATTcctaatctgaaatccaaaatgttctaaaattcgAATTTTTTTGAGTGCTGACGTGACCCgacaaatggaaaattccacactTGCCCTCATGTGACACTGGGTGACAGTCAAGTCACAAGCCtggtgtggtgggcacctgtagtgccagctactcgagaggttgtgcaggaggattgcttgagcccaggagtttgagtccagcctggacaatatagccagaccctgtctgtaaagaaaaaaaaaaaaaatgaaaacttttttttaaaaacgcCATCAAAACTTTGTTTcgtgcacaaaattatttaaaatatataatataaccttaccttcaggctatgtgggTAAGGTAAGGTGTATGTGAAGCAAATGAATTTCCcatttagacttgggtcccatcacCAAGATATcttattatgtatatgcaaatattccaaatcaaaaatatctgaaatacTTTTGTCCCAAGCATTTGTCCCAGATAAAGGTTACTCAACCTGTAATAAAAACACTGAGTGCTTGCCTGAAGGAAAAACCAAGAATTTGTCATCCATCCTTAAATTTTTATGACATCCTTTGTAATCAGGAAACCTTTTAATACCTaagaatatatttgatatattctgGTATATGTTTATCATTCTGATGTTTAATGTTCTATGTTGGGAACATATCAGTGTAATAAATACATTAGATCCAAATACAGATCATGCCGCCTTTTTATCAACCTGTGTGAGAGAActtatttatccttttctttttctttctttctttctttttttttttttgagacggagtctcactctcacccaggctggagtgcaatggcgtggtctcggctcactgcaacttccaccccctgggctcaagcgattctcccacctcagcctcctaagtagctgggactacaggtgcgtgccaccacacctgcctaattttggtatttctagtagagacaggttttcactatgttggcccggctggtcttgaactcctgaccatgtgatcctcctgcctcagcctcccaaagtgctgggattacagacgtgacccatcacgcccggccctctttttgtttttcttggttaAACACAAACTAAGCACGTGATTTTATGTTAAAAGAACTGAAGTGGACCTCAagcaggtattttattttgtgaattaagaaagcaatttgtAACGTTCGAGAGAACAAGCTTACCCTACTTCAGGTTCTGATGGTAAGGCAAATTGTGGGATCAAGAAACCTGCTATCTaaggccagcactttgggaggctgaggcaggcagatcactggaggtcaggagttcaacaccagcctggccaacatggtgaaagcctgtctctactaaaaacacaaaaattagctgggcatggtggcgtgcacctgtaatcccaccttcttgggaagctgaggcaagagaatcacttgaacccgggaagcagaggttgcagagagcagagatcacaccactgcactccagcttaggcagcagagtgagactctaaataaataaataaatctgctaTTTAAAACCCCATCACCTAGTCAGAATTTGTAAAATACCACACGTGAACTGTGCAAGGCGGTCCACACAAGTGGATCTTACAGCAACAGCATCAAGAAGGCCTGGAGACAGTGTCACACTCACTCAGTGAGTCTCCAATACTACTACTTGGCcagtaatgaaaaataaaaatgtttacattaggTTAATTTCATGTGGATAAAGGATGCTCTGAGGCAGTCTAAAAAACTAGCATCCTGACATCATGAAGAGTAACCCATCTAGCAGAGGACGTAAAGATGGCAAGTCAATATTTAAAGGCAAGCGGTAAACTCAGAAATTATCTTCCCCAAAATAGCCATATGCAAAGTTATAGGAACAAAATATCATGTTGACAGTGCTGTTATCTTATTCACAGTTAAATAAAATTCTTATTACTGGTTTTTTAACACTTCAAGGATGACCCATTTTAGGGTGATAACTATCCGTTTATTAAACAGAAGCTTTGCATTTGTTTAATTTGAAGCATATACCACTTCCAGATATGACACTGAgcattaatatttttggacttcCCCCAAGTAAATTAAAAGCATGATCATTTTGTTGATAATCAGCCTTTGGAGAATTAGCCTGCTTACTGCCAATACTAGTTCAGTAAATATGGTAATatgtttctcattttctattttgcaAAATTAGATAACCTAAGcctaggaaaaattaaaaattaaaaaaaaaagtagagttgGGGATATTTAACTCAAATTGCCCTTACTGGTAGAAACTCGAGGCAGTTACTTAGATTATTTCCAAATggcttttttaaatgtatttctatattGTATACAACAGTCTCAGTCTTCATCTCTCCTGTTCAGTTCAGCTAGCCATACATCCcttaaaattagatatttttaatgtttagtaAACCTTTAGTTTGGGTTTATAGACAACATTTAACCTTCTCATGAAAGGGTCAGAATACTCCAGTTGCAGGCACAATCAGGCCATAGTTTAATTGCAGGAGAAACTGTGAACTCAAAGGAGCACTGCTTCTCTGCAGGAAAGATCCCGTCAGTGGACCTGGGGGGCACAGCTGCCACCAGTGTCATGTAGCTATTCAGTGTCGGAAAACTAGGAATCACCAGTgaagaaaaattgtaaattaCCTCAAATTCTATACCCAGAAGCAATCACTATTGAAATCCTTCTAGACATTGtcccatataaatatatttctttccctaaaaaaaattataccccATACTCTGCCACTTCAAAAAAATCAAGACTTTTTCCATGTCAATAAATATCTATATCATTTAATGAATACATAATAATGCCTTGTTTGAATGTACAATATTTAATTCTGTATTGTTGCACATTTGTTTTTTCCAGTTTAACAATTACAGTACTCCAATGAAGCAATCatcttaaaatacaaatacatgtagAATGTATTATAATGTTCCATCCTTTAAGGTTAGAAACGACGTCCCATACCTGTCTCCCATCACTCTGAGAACAGTGCGGTAGCAGGATCAGCGGTTCTCAACCATGGGCAATTTAGCCCCCTATGgcacatttgacaatgtctggagacatttttggttgtcacaactagggGGTAggggatgctactggcatctagtggtgGAGGATGGGAAGCTGCTAAACATCACGCAACGCACAGGACCGTCCTCCATGACAAAGGACCAAtgcaaaatgtcaatagtgccactGTTGAGAAACCCGGATTAAGATCATGTTGTAACTACATTTCAGTGGAATAAGACTTTGAAAGTTtcgaccgggcacagtggctcacgcctgtaatcccaacactttgggtgcccgaggcaggtggatcacttaggtcctgagttcgagaccagcctggccaacatggtgaaacctcatctcttactaaaaatacaaaaactagttgagcatggtggtgcgcacctgtaatcctagctactggggagactgaggcacgagaatggcttgaaccggtgaggtggaggttgcattgagtcaagattgcaccactgc
This window of the Pongo abelii isolate AG06213 chromosome 6, NHGRI_mPonAbe1-v2.0_pri, whole genome shotgun sequence genome carries:
- the LOC134761737 gene encoding uncharacterized protein LOC134761737, whose translation is MIAAAREAPRRRPAPPTPRPRPPRRPAPPLAPPTALPAQPGPGPANRGPLPHPPRPRPRQRRAPETREPRAPCGTHHPAPATEGERRGAARPPVMPRASAATHGSGVAGARRPALALAVPWPPLCKEGAPRTRGNPRPPRRGRSEPVPGRRGAGRPLPSPHAAARGRRMRAAEGSPPFRQDSQNTAEWPRDHLPETPARPEVGRRNKAMMTNAAFLVYFQSHNKPETRNSWFNNYSTPMKQSS